A single region of the Kwoniella botswanensis chromosome 1, complete sequence genome encodes:
- a CDS encoding branched-chain amino acid aminotransferase, with amino-acid sequence MSRITPLRSLTRLTTRQLAHSNVSAVVRPAMAVSQTRGYKRNPQPMRDVMTGEIIQTPDLDASLLKITKTTSPKTPLPPSKLVFGKTFTDHMLTVNWNSANGWGTPEIKPYAPLELDPSSTVFHYAFTLFEGMKAYRQEDGTVRLFRPDMNMARMNRSAARIALPTFDGEALIELIKKLVVLDSEWIPKEPGYSLYIRPTLIGTQNALGVGPSSDAMLFVICSPVGPYYASGFKPVQLLATTKFVRAAPGGTGGYKLGANYAPGVVPQAEAAKEGYSQNLWLLGEEHALTEVGTMNLFVAFKKPDGTVELVTPPLDDVVLPGVTRDSALALARAHANGDKIPGLPEKLVVSERKLIMADLVEAEKNGTLVEVFGTGTAAIVSAVDKIGYEGRDIEIPTGPEGLGSIAKGLLERMTAIQVGEIEHPWSVIANPVKSV; translated from the exons ATGTCGCGAATCACCCCTTTACGTTCCCTCACCCGCTTGACCACCCGTCAACTCGCCCACAGCAATGTCAGCGCCGTCGTTCGACCGGCTATGGCTGTATCCCAAACGAGGGGGTATAAGAGGAATCCTCAACCTATGAGAGATGTCATGACCGGTGAAATTATCCAGACACCTGATTTGGAT GCATCATTGTTGAAAATCACCAAGACGACCTCACCCAAAACTCCTTTACCTCCCTCAAAATTGGTCTTTGGAAAAACATTCACAGATCACATGTTGACTGTTAATTGGAACTCTGCTAATGGATGGGGTACACCTGAGATCAAACCTT atgcTCCACTGGAACTTGATCCTTCGTCTACTGTATTCCACTATGCTTTCACATT GTTCGAAGGTATGAAAGCCTACCGACAAGAAGATGGAACTGTCAGGTTGTTCAGACCAGATATGAACATGGCCAGGATGAACCGA AGCGCTGCTAGAATAGCTCTTCCT ACTTTCGACGGAGAAGCTTTGattgaattgatcaagaagctTGTCGTATTGGATTCTGAATGGATCCCTAAAGAACCCGGATATTCACTTTACATCC GTCCAACATTGATAGGTACCCAGAATGCTTTGGGTGTAGGTCCAAGTTCAGATGCTATGTTATTCGTCATCTGTTCACCT GTCGGCCCATATTACGCCTCAGGATTCAAGCCCGTCCAGTTGTTGGCTACTACAAAATTCGTTAGGGCCGCTCCCGGTGGAACTGGTGGATACAAGCTCGGTGCGAA CTACGCACCCGGTGTCGTACCTCAGGCTGAAGCTGCCAAAGAAGGTTACAGTCAGAATTTGTGGTTGTTAGGTGAAGAACATGCTTTGACcgag GTCGGAACAATGAATTTGTTTGTAGCTTTCAAGAAACCTGATGGGA CTGTCGAACTTGTTACTCCACCATTGGATGATGTAGTCTTACCAGGAGTAACTAGAGATTC TGCTCTGGCCCTTGCTAGAGCCCACGCCAACGGGGACAAGATCCCTGGCCTTCCCGAAAAACTCGTCGTGTCAGAACGTAAATTGATAATGGCCGATTTGGTCGAAGCTGAAAAGAACGGTACTTTGGTTGAAGTTTTCGGTACGGGTACAGCTGCGATCGTTTCTGCTGTTGATAA GATCGGATACGAAGGTAGAGATATCGAGATACCCACCGGACCCGAAGGTTTGGGATCCATCGCCAAAGGCTTATTAGAAAGGATGACAGCCATTCAAGTTGGTGAAATTGAACATCCTTGGTCTGTCATTGCTAATCCCGTCAAATCGGTATAA